A single Endozoicomonas sp. NE40 DNA region contains:
- a CDS encoding helix-turn-helix transcriptional regulator produces the protein MNLTTRILRARKEKRLSQQALADLIGVSRSALAQWETEMSSPSLENLRKMAEILEISFEWIATGRGNQYLTSPVDSICDTEVDSEILRALNRMNLKKKRAILNVMKAMA, from the coding sequence ATGAACCTGACAACACGAATATTGCGAGCGCGTAAGGAAAAACGCTTATCGCAACAGGCTCTGGCTGATTTGATTGGGGTTTCCCGCAGCGCTCTGGCACAGTGGGAAACGGAAATGAGCAGCCCGAGTCTGGAAAATCTGCGTAAGATGGCCGAAATTCTGGAAATCTCTTTTGAATGGATAGCCACAGGGCGGGGCAACCAGTATCTGACATCACCAGTTGATTCGATCTGTGATACGGAAGTCGACAGTGAAATTTTGCGGGCATTAAACCGGATGAACCTGAAGAAAAAAAGAGCCATTCTTAATGTCATGAAGGCTATGGCCTGA